From Desulfurobacteriaceae bacterium:
GTTTTTCAAGATCTCGATACAATTTAGTATTCTTTGATTGTTCACAAATTTGTATAAACATTTCCGGAGTTATTCCTCTAACTAAAGAACCATTACCTTCACTATTAACAACAACAACACAAATTTCTTCTTCCTCTTCTTTCTCAGAGATCTCAAATTCTTCTATTAACTTAGCTATCTCTTCATAACCTAAAAATCTTGCTAACTTAGAAGGAGTTAAACCATGTTCATTTTCTATATTCTTATCTGCCCCTGAATCTAAAAGCAATTTAATAACTTCAAGATTTCCACAACTTACTGCTACATGTAAAGGAGTGTTTCCTTCAATATTGGTAGCATTTACCATACTAGGACAACGACTTAAGATGAACTTAACAATTTCAATATTTCCACTCTTAACAGCTACATGAAGAAGAGAATTTTCAAACTCATCACTTATCTCCATAATTGGATAAATATCCCAAAATGCTGAGAGAAAATCCTTATTTCCAGCTATTACAGCAAGATAGTGAGGAGGAACACCTCTTTTATTTAACAACCTCTTTTGCAATCTTCTCTTCTTCTTCTTCTCCTTTTCCTCAGAATATTCAAAAAGAAGATCCTCTATATCCTCAATACCTTCCAACTCTATTGAATCCCATAACTTC
This genomic window contains:
- a CDS encoding ankyrin repeat domain-containing protein, which translates into the protein MWKILKEAFSAVKRNDLESLKKVFIVQKGGKDIRYRFSLLYRKNENGNTILHLAALVGKKEVCSFLASVFEKLWDSIELEGIEDIEDLLFEYSEEKEKKKKRRLQKRLLNKRGVPPHYLAVIAGNKDFLSAFWDIYPIMEISDEFENSLLHVAVKSGNIEIVKFILSRCPSMVNATNIEGNTPLHVAVSCGNLEVIKLLLDSGADKNIENEHGLTPSKLARFLGYEEIAKLIEEFEISEKEEEEEICVVVVNSEGNGSLVRGITPEMFIQICEQSKNTKLYRDLEKLISEAREDARKYEEEFRKWLEL